The following coding sequences are from one Candidatus Kinetoplastibacterium galatii TCC219 window:
- a CDS encoding OmpA family protein, producing the protein MNRSSKLAIFIALATIASSGSAYAQEIDNCWYGPFGNKIKNGTNELCWKNNITDQQKNSFKLSIDKTIIKRSIFFDFDSSNIKPESRIVLNETIDYYKNKKNHINKITSTGNSDSTGKESYNQNLSERRAKEARKYLIENGVDSKKLEIYSLGSKNPIASNETSEGRCKNRRVDIEIISEKNKN; encoded by the coding sequence ATGAATAGATCATCTAAGTTAGCTATATTTATTGCTCTAGCTACCATTGCTTCCTCAGGCAGTGCTTACGCACAAGAAATAGACAACTGTTGGTATGGTCCGTTTGGAAATAAAATAAAAAATGGAACAAATGAACTATGCTGGAAAAATAATATAACAGATCAACAAAAAAATTCTTTTAAACTGTCTATAGACAAAACTATAATCAAAAGAAGCATATTTTTTGATTTCGATAGTTCAAATATTAAACCAGAAAGTCGTATTGTACTCAACGAAACAATTGATTACTATAAGAATAAGAAAAATCATATAAATAAAATCACTTCAACTGGTAATTCCGATTCTACTGGAAAGGAATCTTATAATCAAAACTTGTCTGAACGTAGAGCTAAAGAGGCAAGAAAATATTTAATAGAAAATGGTGTAGATTCTAAGAAATTAGAAATTTATTCGCTTGGATCAAAGAACCCAATCGCTTCTAACGAAACCTCAGAAGGAAGATGTAAAAATCGCAGAGTAGACATAGAGATTATCTCAGAAAAAAACAAAAACTAG
- the ubiG gene encoding bifunctional 2-polyprenyl-6-hydroxyphenol methylase/3-demethylubiquinol 3-O-methyltransferase UbiG, translated as MSQEWWNKNGSMKALHEINTLRLEWVLSVCSSIKNRDILDVGCGGGIFSESLSVLGANVTGIDLAEDLIKIANYHRSRNLLDINYITISAEELARSEKEKYDVVVCMEMLEHVPEPVSIIESCSLLVKDGGTVLFSTINRNLKSFLFSIIGAEYLLKLLPIGTHNYKLFIKPSELINYSRLFRLELIDLIGLSYNPINGKFSLSNNVDINYFISFRKNILI; from the coding sequence ATGTCTCAGGAATGGTGGAATAAAAATGGAAGCATGAAGGCTCTTCATGAGATAAATACCTTACGTTTAGAGTGGGTATTAAGTGTATGCTCCTCTATTAAAAATAGAGATATATTAGATGTAGGCTGTGGAGGTGGTATTTTTTCAGAAAGTTTATCAGTATTAGGAGCTAACGTTACTGGAATAGATCTAGCTGAGGATTTAATTAAAATAGCTAATTATCATAGATCAAGAAATTTGCTTGATATTAATTATATAACTATATCTGCAGAGGAATTAGCGAGATCAGAAAAAGAAAAATATGATGTAGTAGTATGCATGGAAATGCTAGAACATGTTCCAGAACCAGTTTCTATAATAGAATCTTGTTCTCTCTTAGTTAAAGATGGTGGCACTGTTCTTTTTTCAACAATAAATAGAAATTTGAAATCATTTTTATTCAGCATTATTGGCGCTGAGTATCTATTAAAATTACTCCCTATTGGTACACATAATTATAAGTTATTCATCAAACCTAGTGAGCTAATAAATTATTCAAGACTATTTAGGCTTGAACTTATAGATTTAATCGGATTATCTTATAATCCGATTAATGGAAAATTTTCCTTATCAAATAATGTAGACATAAATTACTTTATATCTTTTAGAAAAAATATATTAATATAA